The genomic interval AGAGTCAGACATCTTTGTTGGGATGCGTGTATAGGAGTTTTGAAAAGGGTTAATATTAAAAAGCTCACCCCTTTGGTGCTCATCATGTTATTGTTGCATAGGGGATTACCCAAGAGAGGCTTTCCCTTTAGGCATTGGAAAATTGCTCATTCATTTTTCTGGGCTAAAGCTTGTTTATTGCTAATTGGTATTAAAGCTTTAATCTTTGATAGCTGGTAATTGCTAACTTCTTAATATGGGAGGAACAACTTGGTCACAAATGGGGAAGGGGACCATTGTCCTTGTAGACATTTTCCTTATTCCAGTCTATTTCAAATTGTTTTCTTGGGTTTGTTGACATGGAGTTGTGACCGTTTACAAGGGTGTAGTTATTGATTCCCAGAACTTGATGGATACCCCCTATAGAGAGAGAACCATATTTTAGCAATGTCTCTTTCACTTTAATGGGACAAGGTTCCTAGATAGAATCGAAGGTGGGATGGGTTTTTCTTCAAGTGTATAAGTTTTTGATTCTTTCATTAGTTTGGACCAGGCTGGAAATGTATATGTAGAAGAAATTGAGAACCCTTAGAATTGTTAATAGTTTGCTGTCAAGAAGCTTTTATCAATGGAGCTGACatcaacaacaatataaagcaattttaggtttattttatgataTTGTTTTGTCTTTATTTCAATAAGTTTATGTTACTGTTTTTGTAATGATCAAATCAAACAGATTAAAAAGTTTTACCAAGCAAGGAAGACTCATCGGACTATATCGACAGTGGTGCTAGGGTCCCAAGTGGCTCTCTATGGTACAATGTCAGTTCTTGATGTTAGAGGAAATCACGAGAAGGTTGCAGTGCCGCTGAATCTGACATTCGTAGTGCGTTCCAGAGCCTACATTCTGGGAAAACTAGTGAAGTCAAAGTTTTATAGGAGGGTTAGATGCTCTGTTACTCTGAGGGGCAGCAATCTAGGCAAGCATTCTAATTTGACGGATTTTTGTGTCTATCTCTGAATCACATACTCTGTTCGTTTACCGTCAGCTAAGTTTTCTCAGATCCTCATTGTTCATTCATTGTTTTTACCACGGCTGTTTAAGATTTCATGCTGTTCACTCCATCAGCCTACAATTTATTCCTACAcgattttttttggtttggcctcttggtcgatttgcCTTGCATTTACATTTGTAAAACTTCCGTAGTTGTAAAGAGTAGACTGGGGAAGGAAGCAAGTATTTGTAGCCTCCCATTCATCTGTAGAACTGATTTGTATAAATCATCATCATTGATCAATTTGtttcatgaatttttttaaggAGTATTTATGTGATGAATCTAGGATACTCTGTTTCAAAATATGTTAAGACAGAAAATGTGGAGCACAATGTTGAGCTATTTTAGCTAATGTGCTGACATAATTTGGTATACTTCGATATTAGGTTTCATTAGTGAGAGGTTAAGGGCCTCACGTCAAAGGCAGTGAAGTTTTGGCCTTAGAAAATGTGGGTAAACAATAGGAAGAGAAGACTTGCAGGACTACATGCATAAGAGTACATAAAAATTTTCACAGGTACATAGGACAATAAACAAAACTAGATAATAAACAAACACACTTGAACAAGTAGATAAAGGAAATCAAGCAAAGACATTACAAGCAAATAACATAGCTAGCCACTGCTACCAACATCTAAACATCTATTTGGCTCCATCCATCTCCTGCCAGTTAGTACTCCTTGGGCTTCTCCTCTTCATTCTTGTTACCACCAGGGAGCTTCTCCTTAATCTTCTCCATGATTCATTTCTTCTCCTCTGGCTCACCTTCATGTGGAGCATGATACTCGGGAGGAGCACCAACTTCAGCTTCCTTGTGCTGTCCAGGAAGCTTTTCTTTGATCTTCTCTATGAATCCCTTCTCCTCACCATTCGAAACTCCACTCTCGATATCATTGCCCTTTGCAGCCGGAATGGGTGCATGGTAAGCAACTTCCTCTTCCTTTTTGCGGGTGATCTTCTCCTTCATCTTACCCTTCAGtcccttctttttcttctccccGCCTTCTTCATCACTGCTAGACTGTCAGAAACACAAATTTAATCAGATCAAACGCCGCTTCTGAGGTTTATATACCAAGTTAGGATCAAATAATGATCAAATGGAAGACAGCTTACCGAGCTAGAGGCACTACCATCATGGTGGTGGAGCTTTTCAGCAAAGGTGTGCTTCTGTTCTTCAGGTTGGGGGTTGTCATTTTCCTTCTTCAAGAAATCAAACATTCCACAGCCAGTAGCAGGCTCTTCTTCCACCTTCGTTGCTGCATGGTTCTCTTTGATCTCTTTTGGGTACTGATCTGCCATAATGCTAGTGCTAAGTGAAAACAGAATGAAAGCTTCAATCGACTATGTGATTTAATATCAGTGTTTTGATACTCAAGACTCAAGAGTGATGGTTCAAGCTAGTCTGAAGTGCTGGTATTTATAGTGATTTTGAGCACAGATTGCTGGCAAGGCAATGCATTATCATATGACAACATTCATACATGGGCTCTCGTATCGATCAATGG from Argentina anserina chromosome 2, drPotAnse1.1, whole genome shotgun sequence carries:
- the LOC126782711 gene encoding phosphoprotein ECPP44-like produces the protein MADQYPKEIKENHAATKVEEEPATGCGMFDFLKKENDNPQPEEQKHTFAEKLHHHDGSASSSSSSDEEGGEKKKKGLKGKMKEKITRKKEEEVAYHAPIPAAKGNDIESGVSNGEEKGFIEKIKEKLPGQHKEAEVGAPPEYHAPHEGEPEEKK